In Dysidea avara chromosome 3, odDysAvar1.4, whole genome shotgun sequence, a single window of DNA contains:
- the LOC136251388 gene encoding kinesin-like protein KIF19, which yields MMPADNASQQSLTVALRVRPINTLEVSHGARYIAHVVDKNLVVLQDPCDTADDILRQNRSRQKEYLFDCALGPQTPQVEVYEATTKCLIDSVLTGYNATVFAYGPTGTGKTYTMLGTDSDPGIMVLTLNDLFKQMQQDRNVMNYRATIAYLEVYNEMICDLLRPNSGFLDLREDSKGNVVVAGLLEVETSSTTEVMQLLKMGNERRSCEPTAVNMTSSRSHAVLQVTVEASRLAVGAQQTVQTGRLYMVDLAGSERAAQTQNRGRRMVEGAHINRSLLALGNCINALVSGNKNHYINYRDSKLTRLLKEALGGNCRTVMIAHVSPASNSFEESRNTLGYADRAKHIKTKVRQNTTDVNYHILQYTAVIADLQQEITRLRRKSQVPDTFLSIPHGDNRNMAEFSQISGELKDILKKQSSLRQELQSKDELLYQNSTDIQRHKSIEVDRSDSRNTGSHFSLNDAANTASSTEVTLLSTNPVKPSALGHSRDTAGGSVSPDGGGVTMLNIPGSIGWCSEDVVQELNLLYHEREQLHEQQKSTLDRLEQAQSRAVDLKDRLAEYITTDSQHEIFDYLTKISELESDNIHQVRSMSHVRNGVLQVRQMMEQLIHQNRQCMELIEKQRSLIRDHFSECLLSVEEQYKQLIEQQQLLSIRLSSTHLQLHPLMDNGKHYYGNRQAIGDSKAHLFEADSHCEESMPQLPVLPVATNGSNSPQPLKKMDTVASLPSLDAKSSQPDEGMVRSHSELCLQNSNGSTTKTTTLPQVAGNTGATVTLVHQKEQQRTRAGSKNTKPNLVPVRVANGKKLNTTKPFVDSPLPVLEITNPPSQIPHNAKGRPLMSEPKRGGAGDSKVPLSMRKKLLNNKTRRNVMSMTKTLTGNTSLTNKPADYHRVYYKTHVARKEHIKKIPLHTTETKDFNAPQIAQGVGSSNTLLESHQRLQAETPLVNPRTRSIPNGSSRLQKPTNKLLTITGTGFSSNKT from the exons ATGATGCCTGCCGACAACGCTTCGCAACAATCTCTAACA GTGGCATTGCGAGTACGACCCATCAATACATTGGAAGTGAGCCATGGAGCACGCTACATTGCCCATGTGGTGGATAAAAAT CTTGTAGTGCTACAAGATCCTTGTGATACAGCTGATGACATTCTTCGGCAGAACAGGTCTCGACAGAAAGAATATTTGTTTGATTGTGCCCTGGGACCACAGACACCACAG GTAGAAGTGTATGAGGCGACAACAAAATGTCTGATTGATAGTGTTCTTACAGGCTATAATGCTACCGTGTTTGCATATGGGCCCACAG GTACAGGGAAGACTTATACAATGTTAGGTACAGATTCAGACCCGGGGATAATGGTGCTGACATTAAATGATCTCTTCAAGCAAATGCAACAAGATAGAAACGTGATGAATTATCGAGCCACCATCGCCTACCTTGAG GTGTACAATGAAATGATCTGTGACCTGCTGAGGCCTAACAGTGGCTTCTTGGATCTGCGAGAAGACAGCAAGGGTAATGTGGTAGTCGCTGGCCTCTTGGAGGTGGAAACCTCCTCCACCACTGAGGTCATGCAGCTGCTAAAGATGGGAAATGAACGTCGATCATGTGAGCCAACTGCTGTCAATATGACCTCATCAAG ATCACATGCGGTGCTGCAAGTTACAGTGGAGGCTAGTCGGCTGGCAGTGGGTGCACAACAGACGGTACAAACAGGACGATTGTATATGGTGGATTTGGCTGGATCAGAACGAGCAGCACAGACTCAG AATCGTGGCAGACGGATGGTAGAAGGGGCACACATCAATAGATCGTTATTAGCATTAGGGAACTGTATCAATGCATTAGTCAGTGGCAACAAGAACCACTACATTAACTACCGGGATAGCAAGTTGACTAGATTACTGAAG GAAGCACTTGGAGGCAACTGTCGCACTGTAATGATAGCCCATGTCAGCCCAGCTAGTAATTCATTTGAAGAGTCCCGTAACACACTCGGTTATGCAGACAGAGCAAAACACATCaaaaccaaa GTGCGGCAGAACACGACAGACGTCAACTATCACATTCTACAGTACACTGCTGTGATAGCTGACCTGCAACAGGAGATCACCAGATTGCGTCGTAAATCACAAGTACCGGACACATTTCTTAGCATACCTCATG GTGACAACCGTAACATGGCTGAATTCAGTCAAATTAGTGGAGAATTGAAGGACATATTAAAAAAGCAGTCATCCTTAAG ACAAGAACTTCAGTCTAAAGATGAACTGCTTTATCAAAACTCAACAGATATCCAGAGGCACAAAAGTATCGA GGTGGATCGATCAGACAGTAGGAACACTGGGTCTCACTTTTCCCTTAATGATGCAGCGAACACAGCTAGCAGTACGGAGGTGACTCTGCTGTCAACAAACCCAGTGAAGCCGTCTGCTCTGGGCCATTCTCGAGACACAGCTGGTGGAAGTGTTAGTCCAGATGGTGGTGGAGTTACGATGCTCAACATACCAGGATCTATCGGCTGGTGCAGTGAAGATGTTGTGCAGGAATTGAACCTGCTATATCATGAAAGAGAGCAACTTCATGAACAACAGAAGAGTACTTTGGATCGGCTGGAGCAGGCCCAGAGTAGAGCTGTTGATTTGAAGGAT CGATTGGCTGAATACATCACGACTGATAGCCAACATGAAATATTTGACTATCTAACCAAAATCAGTGAATTAGAATCAGACA ATATACATCAGGTACGTAGCATGTCTCACGTGCGCAATGGAGTGCTGCAAGTCCGTCAAATGATGGAGCAACTCATACATCAGAACAGACAATGTATGGAACTGATTGAGAAGCAGAGGAGCCTTATCAGAG ATCACTTCTCCGAGTGTCTACTGTCAGTTGAGGAGCAGTACAAACAGTTAATAGAACAACAACAATTACTGTCCATTAGATTGAGCTCCACCCACTTACAG CTCCACCCACTGATGGACAATGGCAAACATTACTATGGCAACAGACAAG CCATAGGGGACTCAAAAGCTCATCTCTTTGAAGCAGACAGTCATTGTGAGGAGTCCATGCCACAACTACCAGTTCTACCAGTAGCTACTAATGGTAGTAACTCTCCACAACCGTTAAAGAAAATGGACACTGTGGCCTCATTGCCTTCACTTGATGCTAAATCTAGCCAACCAGATGAGGGTATGGTGCGTAGTCATAGTGAGCTGTGCCTTCAGAATAGCAATGGGTCGACCACCAAAACAACAACTCTGCCACAAGTTGCTGGCAACACTGGAGCCACTGTAACATTAGTACATCAGAAAGAGCAGCAACGAACTAGAGCAGGTAGTAAGAACACCAAACCCAACTTGGTACCTGTAAGAGTGGCGAATGGGAAGAAACTGAACACTACAAAACCATTTGTGGACTCCCCTCTCCCTGTTTTGGAGATCACAAATCCTCCCAGTCAAATTCCTCACAATGCAAAAGGGAGACCACTCATGTCAGAGCCAAAGAGGGGAGGTGCAGGAGACTCTAAGGTGCCTCTATCAATGAGAAAGAAACTGCTCAACAATAAGACAAGAAGAAATGTGATGTCCATGACCAAAACTCTCACTGGCAACACAAGTCTCACAAATAAACCAGCCGACTACCACAGGGTGTATTACAAGACTCATGTAGCTAGAAAAGAACACATTAAGAAAATTCCACTTCACACAACAG AAACAAAGGATTTCAATGCTCCTCAGATTGCACAAG GTGTTGGATCAAGCAATACCTTGTTAGAGAGCCACCAAAGACTACAAGCTGAAACACCGCTAGTCAACCCTAGGACTAGATCTATTCCAAATGGTTCCTCTCGACTACAAAAACCTACTAACAAACTGTTAACTATCACTGGCACAGGTTTCTCCAGTAACAAGACATGA
- the LOC136251394 gene encoding neutral ceramidase B-like isoform X1: MKLIRLAVLVTFTVSQVASLKVGVSKVDATLPDGVPLAGYNYADRRVPHWPEPQETKYTTWMMPSKGHLQPTWVKALVIDTGDEQICFVTLDAIGSDGTLMQLAYDIATSKGFTIPFDNIALFGSHTHSGPGGITPEFLWAVAPAMDLLVPELQETLANSIATAMLEAAANLQDGSIGIDIAQLTGVTENRRADISPYLKKDDIDPNLGVISVNDGDGKPLATVWNYAIHGTCWGPSQMLSNGDIMGGVNDVLETMNSGVAMFINADAGDIAPSNSTCNNMPQFDGAPVIATAIMNARNNIKTSQNVTIKVAAQVIPFGETNGNLTLARVENCTKGGPLDICTICRVLNCDINLHLNEAWVEQNPKFGAFAFNINGTNTGMVTIPGEALSDLGTEIRNDLLNMKFDNVLLGGYSNSHMGYFATTREYDVGDYESLLTFWGAYTADWIRGNCTMIAKKIAP; this comes from the exons ATGAAGTTGATCAGACTTGCAGTCCTCGTGACCTTCACAGTATCACAGGTTGCCTCGTTGAAAGTTGGAGTATCGAAAGTGGACG CTACACTACCTGATGGAGTTCCCCTAGCTGGATATAACTATGCTGATAGGCGTGTACCCCACTGGCCAGAACCTCAAGAAACTAAGTATACAAcg TGGATGATGCCGAGCAAAGGTCATCTCCAGCCAACTTGGGTGAAGGCACTAGTCATTGACACTGGAGATGAACAGATTTGCTTTGTGACACTTGATGCTATTG GATCAGATGGGACACTTATGCAACTAGCTTATGACATTGCTACCTCCAAAGGATTTACAATTCCATTTGATAATATTGCATTATTTGGATCACACACACATAGTGGTCCTGGGGGTATCACGCCTGAGTTCCTCTGGGCAGTGGCCCCAGCAATGGATCTGTTAGTACCAG AACTACAAGAAACACTGGCCAACTCAATAGCAACGGCCATGCTTGAAGCTGCTGCTAACCTGCAAGATGGCTCTATTGGCATAG ATATTGCACAGTTGACAGGAGTTACTGAAAACAGAAGAGCTGATATCAGTCCCTACCTGAAAAAAGATGACATTGACCCCAATCTGGGAGTGATCAGTGTTAATGATGGTGATGGTAAACCACTAGCTACAG TGTGGAATTATGCAATTCATGGCACATGTTGGGGACCAAGTCAGATGTTATCTAATGGGGACATTATGGGTGGTGTGAATGATGTACTGGAGACAATGAATAGTGGAGTAGCCATGTTTATTAATGCTGATGCTGGGGACATTGCCCCTT CCAACAGCACTTGTAATAACATGCCACAATTTGACGGAGCACCTGTTATTGCTACGGCTATCATGAATGCCAGGAACAATATTAAGACTTCACAGAATGTGACCATCAAAGTTGCAGCTCAGGTAATCCCGTTTGGGGAGACGAATGGTAACTTGACCCTAGCTAGAGTGGAGAACTGTACTAAAGGAGGTCCCTTGGACATCTGTACTATCTGTAGAGTG TTAAACTGTGATATCAACCTTCACTTGAATGAAGCATGGGTGGAACAGAATCCCAAGTTTGGAGCGTTTGCATTCAA TATCAATGGTACCAACACTGGAATGGTGACTATTCCAGGGGAGGCTCTGAGTGACCTGGGAACAGAGATCAGAAATGACTTGCTCAATATGAAATTTGACAATGTTCTACTAGGAGG ATACAGCAACAGCCACATGGGATATTTTGCAACAACACGTGAATATGACGTCGGTGATTATGAGTCTCTGTTAACATTCTGGGGTGCGTATACAGCAGATTGGATCAGGGGTAACTGCACTATGATCGCCAAGAAGATTGCCCCTTAA
- the LOC136251396 gene encoding large ribosomal subunit protein uL3-like, translating to MSHRKFSAPRHGSIGFLPRKRCRRHQGKVKTFPKDDQTKACHLTAFMGYKAGMTHIVREATRTGSKVTKHEVVEAVTILETAPMMVVGVVGYVETPRGLRALRTVFAQHLSEGCRRRFYKNWVRSKKKAYTRVSKKWEDDAGKKSIEKDISSIKKYCKVVRAICHTQMDLIGLRQKKAHIMEIQINGGTVADKVDWAVDHFEKAVQVSEVFKQSEVIDVIGITKGKGFKGVTFRWGTKKLPRKTHKGLRKVACIGAWHPSRVQFSVARAGQTGYHHRTEMNKKIYRIGDGSDSKNASTSFDITEKRITPMGGFPHYGVVNQDYVMLKGAVMGPKKRVITMRKSLVTQTSRKAREDIELKFIDTSSKFGHGRFQTDKEKRTFMGKLKKEMEQERETAAAAAE from the exons ATG TCTCATAGGAAGTTTTCAGCACCAAGACACGGCTCTATCGGGTTCCTACCAAGGAAGCGATGTAGACGACACCAAGGAAAGGTGAAGACCTTCCCAAAAGATGATCAGACTAAGGCTTGTCATCTTACTGCCTTCATGGGCTACAAGGCGGGAATGACGCACATTGTGAGAGAAGCTACTAGAACCGGGTCAA AGGTTACGAAACACGAAGTAGTCGAGGCAGTTACGATATTAGAGACGGCTCCAATGATGGTCGTAGGGGTAGTGGGCTATGTGGAGACGCCACGTGGTCTACGAGCATTGAGAACCGTTTTCGCTCAGCACCTTAGCGAAGGCTGCAGGCGCCGCTTCTACAAGAACTG GGTTCGATCAAAAAAGAAGGCATACACCCGTGTATCTAAGAAGTGGGAAGATGATGCTGGCAAGAAAAGCATTGAAAAGGACATTAGCTCAATCAAGAAGTATTGCAAAGTTGTCCGTGCCATCTGCCACACCCAG ATGGATCTTATTGGCTTGAGACAGAAGAAGGCACACATCATGGAGATACAAATTAATGGTGGTACAGTGGCAGATAAA GTAGACTGGGCTGTGGATCACTTTGAGAAGGCTGTACAGGTATCAGAAGTTTTCAAGCAGAGTGAAGTGATTGATGTAATAGGAATTACCAAAGGAAAAGGCTTTAAAG GTGTTACATTTCGATGGGGTACAAAGAAGCTACCCAGGAAGACACACAAAGGATTAAGGAAGGTCGCTTGTATTGGAGCATGGCATCCCAGTCGTGTGCAGTTCTCAGTGGCTAGGGCAGGACAGACAGGCTACCATCATCGTACAGAAATGAACAAAAAGATATATCGTATTGGGGATGGATCCGACTCGAAGAATGCATCAACAAGCTTTGATATCACAGAAAAACGCATTACCCCAATG GGAGGGTTTCCTCATTATGGAGTGGTTAATCAAGACTATGTCATGTTGAAAGGAGCAGTAATGGGGCCAAAGAAAAGGGTTATTACAATGAGAAAG TCTCTAGTGACTCAAACTAGCAGGAAGGCTCGTGAAGATATTGAACTCAAATTCATCGATACTTCATCCAAGTTTGGTCATGGAAGGTTCCAAACAGACAAAGAAAAGCGAACGTTTATG gGTAAACTCAAGAAAGAGATGGAACAAGAGAGAGAGACAGCTGCAGCAGCTGCTGAATGA
- the LOC136251401 gene encoding PHD finger-like domain-containing protein 5A: MAKHHPDLIMCRKQPGVAIGRLCEKCDGKCVVCDSYVRPCTLVRICDECNYGSYQGRCTICGGPGVSDAYYCKECTVQEKDRDGCPKIVNLGSSKTDLFYERKKYGFKKR, from the exons ATGGCGAAACATCATCCCGACTTGATCATGTGTAGAAAACAACCAGGAGTAG CAATCGGAAGACTTTGTGAGAAAT GCGATGGCAAATGTGTTGTATGCGACTCGTATGTACGTCCGTGTACGTTAGTCCGGATATGTGACGAGTGTAACTACGGGTCCTACCAGGGACGTTGTACTATTTGTGGTGGACCAGGAGTCTCAGATGCGTATTACTGCAAAGAATGTACAGTGCAAGAAAAAGAT AGAGATGGTTGTCCGAAGATAGTAAACCTTGGCAGTTCAAAAACAGATTTGTTCTACGAGAGAAAGAAGTACGGCTTCAAGAAGAGATAG
- the LOC136251394 gene encoding neutral ceramidase B-like isoform X3, translating into MMPSKGHLQPTWVKALVIDTGDEQICFVTLDAIGSDGTLMQLAYDIATSKGFTIPFDNIALFGSHTHSGPGGITPEFLWAVAPAMDLLVPELQETLANSIATAMLEAAANLQDGSIGIDIAQLTGVTENRRADISPYLKKDDIDPNLGVISVNDGDGKPLATVWNYAIHGTCWGPSQMLSNGDIMGGVNDVLETMNSGVAMFINADAGDIAPSNSTCNNMPQFDGAPVIATAIMNARNNIKTSQNVTIKVAAQVIPFGETNGNLTLARVENCTKGGPLDICTICRVLNCDINLHLNEAWVEQNPKFGAFAFNINGTNTGMVTIPGEALSDLGTEIRNDLLNMKFDNVLLGGYSNSHMGYFATTREYDVGDYESLLTFWGAYTADWIRGNCTMIAKKIAP; encoded by the exons ATGATGCCGAGCAAAGGTCATCTCCAGCCAACTTGGGTGAAGGCACTAGTCATTGACACTGGAGATGAACAGATTTGCTTTGTGACACTTGATGCTATTG GATCAGATGGGACACTTATGCAACTAGCTTATGACATTGCTACCTCCAAAGGATTTACAATTCCATTTGATAATATTGCATTATTTGGATCACACACACATAGTGGTCCTGGGGGTATCACGCCTGAGTTCCTCTGGGCAGTGGCCCCAGCAATGGATCTGTTAGTACCAG AACTACAAGAAACACTGGCCAACTCAATAGCAACGGCCATGCTTGAAGCTGCTGCTAACCTGCAAGATGGCTCTATTGGCATAG ATATTGCACAGTTGACAGGAGTTACTGAAAACAGAAGAGCTGATATCAGTCCCTACCTGAAAAAAGATGACATTGACCCCAATCTGGGAGTGATCAGTGTTAATGATGGTGATGGTAAACCACTAGCTACAG TGTGGAATTATGCAATTCATGGCACATGTTGGGGACCAAGTCAGATGTTATCTAATGGGGACATTATGGGTGGTGTGAATGATGTACTGGAGACAATGAATAGTGGAGTAGCCATGTTTATTAATGCTGATGCTGGGGACATTGCCCCTT CCAACAGCACTTGTAATAACATGCCACAATTTGACGGAGCACCTGTTATTGCTACGGCTATCATGAATGCCAGGAACAATATTAAGACTTCACAGAATGTGACCATCAAAGTTGCAGCTCAGGTAATCCCGTTTGGGGAGACGAATGGTAACTTGACCCTAGCTAGAGTGGAGAACTGTACTAAAGGAGGTCCCTTGGACATCTGTACTATCTGTAGAGTG TTAAACTGTGATATCAACCTTCACTTGAATGAAGCATGGGTGGAACAGAATCCCAAGTTTGGAGCGTTTGCATTCAA TATCAATGGTACCAACACTGGAATGGTGACTATTCCAGGGGAGGCTCTGAGTGACCTGGGAACAGAGATCAGAAATGACTTGCTCAATATGAAATTTGACAATGTTCTACTAGGAGG ATACAGCAACAGCCACATGGGATATTTTGCAACAACACGTGAATATGACGTCGGTGATTATGAGTCTCTGTTAACATTCTGGGGTGCGTATACAGCAGATTGGATCAGGGGTAACTGCACTATGATCGCCAAGAAGATTGCCCCTTAA
- the LOC136251394 gene encoding neutral ceramidase-like isoform X2, with protein sequence MKLIRLAVLVTFTVSQVASLKVGVSKVDATLPDGVPLAGYNYADRRVPHWPEPQETKYTTWMMPSKGHLQPTWVKALVIDTGDEQICFVTLDAIGSDGTLMQLAYDIATSKGFTIPFDNIALFGSHTHSGPGGITPEFLWAVAPAMDLLVPELQETLANSIATAMLEAAANLQDGSIGIDIAQLTGVTENRRADISPYLKKDDIDPNLGVISVNDGDGKPLATVWNYAIHGTCWGPSQMLSNGDIMGGVNDVLETMNSGVAMFINADAGDIAPSNSTCNNMPQFDGAPVIATAIMNARNNIKTSQNVTIKVAAQVIPFGETNGNLTLARVENCTKGGPLDICTICRVLNCDINLHLNEAWVEQNPKFGAFAFNINGTNTGMVTIPGEALSDLGTEIRNDLLNMKFDNVLLGGIHRMSMKMQIIIVCGEEIQQQPHGIFCNNT encoded by the exons ATGAAGTTGATCAGACTTGCAGTCCTCGTGACCTTCACAGTATCACAGGTTGCCTCGTTGAAAGTTGGAGTATCGAAAGTGGACG CTACACTACCTGATGGAGTTCCCCTAGCTGGATATAACTATGCTGATAGGCGTGTACCCCACTGGCCAGAACCTCAAGAAACTAAGTATACAAcg TGGATGATGCCGAGCAAAGGTCATCTCCAGCCAACTTGGGTGAAGGCACTAGTCATTGACACTGGAGATGAACAGATTTGCTTTGTGACACTTGATGCTATTG GATCAGATGGGACACTTATGCAACTAGCTTATGACATTGCTACCTCCAAAGGATTTACAATTCCATTTGATAATATTGCATTATTTGGATCACACACACATAGTGGTCCTGGGGGTATCACGCCTGAGTTCCTCTGGGCAGTGGCCCCAGCAATGGATCTGTTAGTACCAG AACTACAAGAAACACTGGCCAACTCAATAGCAACGGCCATGCTTGAAGCTGCTGCTAACCTGCAAGATGGCTCTATTGGCATAG ATATTGCACAGTTGACAGGAGTTACTGAAAACAGAAGAGCTGATATCAGTCCCTACCTGAAAAAAGATGACATTGACCCCAATCTGGGAGTGATCAGTGTTAATGATGGTGATGGTAAACCACTAGCTACAG TGTGGAATTATGCAATTCATGGCACATGTTGGGGACCAAGTCAGATGTTATCTAATGGGGACATTATGGGTGGTGTGAATGATGTACTGGAGACAATGAATAGTGGAGTAGCCATGTTTATTAATGCTGATGCTGGGGACATTGCCCCTT CCAACAGCACTTGTAATAACATGCCACAATTTGACGGAGCACCTGTTATTGCTACGGCTATCATGAATGCCAGGAACAATATTAAGACTTCACAGAATGTGACCATCAAAGTTGCAGCTCAGGTAATCCCGTTTGGGGAGACGAATGGTAACTTGACCCTAGCTAGAGTGGAGAACTGTACTAAAGGAGGTCCCTTGGACATCTGTACTATCTGTAGAGTG TTAAACTGTGATATCAACCTTCACTTGAATGAAGCATGGGTGGAACAGAATCCCAAGTTTGGAGCGTTTGCATTCAA TATCAATGGTACCAACACTGGAATGGTGACTATTCCAGGGGAGGCTCTGAGTGACCTGGGAACAGAGATCAGAAATGACTTGCTCAATATGAAATTTGACAATGTTCTACTAGGAGG AATTCACAGGATGAGTATGAAAATGCAGATAATTATAGTCTGTGGGGAAGAG ATACAGCAACAGCCACATGGGATATTTTGCAACAACACGTGA
- the LOC136251395 gene encoding crossover junction endonuclease EME1-like has protein sequence MIVGLCFTGTFQMCDVVEISDDEVDLPQFPLGQCRVGNRVSTASSESSQEEAATLSSQTDSQDCTVSSADRRKAERVAKRKEKEERKALREQQRLEKKQRKAKEKATDKAIKEVLKSASQDTKPGGRVKHMVLHVDSALMKRSGFVETLAAELEQIEVTYLLESNRVPNSVTWHRNIVNRTVSDDATIVSTTSQQEEQHLLVVVDAEQLAQLVTNGRMEQLNGVALSSPDHPTCKQFVENLQRGQENKRLSLVIVGLDAYERSLKTKHNRDFRRAVLTQGSLQTDTGGIERADLEQSLIELELCTGCNIRKCSDEAKLVELVVQTTKSIADAPFKRKNVFSFHDDLGPGPSKKDCSSQNKLSIIWQHQLLQFPNTGPQTVAAIVDLYPTPCDLIKAYQACSNEEDATLLLQNIPVVRSTSRRLGPVLSRKIHCFLTATDGTTTLE, from the exons atgattgtgggtttgtgtTTTACCGGGACATTTCAAATGTGCGATGTAGTTGAGATAAGCGATGACGAAGTGGATCTACCACAATTTCCATTAGGACAATGTCGTGTTGGTAACCGCGTGTCCACGGCCAGTTCTGAGAGCTCACAAGAAGAGGCGGCTACCTTGTCATCACAAACAGACTCTCAAGATTGTACCGTGAGCTCCGCAGACCGCAGGAAG GCTGAGAGGGTAGCTAAAAGGAAAGAGAAAGAAGAGAGAAAAGCATTAAGGGAACAACAAAGGTTGGAGAAGAAGCAGAGGAAAGCTAAAGAGAAGGCTACGGATAAAGCCATAAAAGAG GTACTCAAGTCAGCCAGTCAAGACACCAAACCAGGAGGGAGGGTCAAACACATGGTGTTGCATGTTGATAGTGCTCTCATGAAGAGATCAGGCTTTGTGGAAACATTGGCTGCAGAGCTGGAGCAAATTGAAGTTACATATTTGCTGGAGTCAAATCGTGTACCAAATTCAGTGACATGGCATCGGAACATTGTCAACCGAACTGTCAGTGATGATGCCACG ATAGTGTCCACTACATCACAACAAGAGGAGCAACATTTACTGGTTGTTGTTGATGCTGAACAATTAGCTCAACTTGTAACAAATGGCAGGATGGAGCAGTTG AATGGTGTGGCTTTGAGCTCACCTGACCATCCTACTTGTAAACAATTTGTGGAGAACCTTCAGAGAGGACAAGAAAACAAAAGACTCAGTCTAGTAATTGTTGGACTGGATGCTTATGAGag GAGTCTGAAGACAAAACACAATCGAGACTTCAGGAGGGCGGTCCTAACACAAGGTTCACTACAAACAGACACTGGTGGTATAGAGAGAGCAGACTTGGAACAAAGTCTAATAGAACTAGAACTATGCACTGGCTGCAATATCCGCAAGTGTTCAGATGAGGCCAAGCTAGTTGAGCTGGTGGTGCAGACAACAAAGTCTATCGCAGATGCTCCATTTAAGCGGAAAAATGTGTTTTCCTTTCATGATGATCTGGGACCTGGGCCATCAAAGAAG GATTGCTCATCACAGAACAAACTATCAATTATTTGGCAACATCAGTTGTTACAGTTTCCCAACACTGGTCCTCAGACTGTTGCAGCTATTGTAGATCTGTACCCTACACCATGCGATCTTATTAAG GCCTACCAAGCTTGTAGCAATGAAGAAGATGCAACATTGCTTCTTCAAAACATTCCA